In the genome of Candidatus Dadabacteria bacterium, the window ATATAGCTTATCCCCTGATTGAAAATTCGGACCTTCCCCCTGAGGAGATAAAAAAAGCAGTTGCCCGAAACCTCGAACTGGTCGATCTTCCGGGAATCGAAGACAAGTACCCCGGGGAACTGAGCGGAGGGATGAAAAAAAGAGTGGCTCTTGCAAGAGCGATCGCCACCCGTCCGAAGATTCTTCTCTACGACGAGCCCACGACCGGTCTTGATCCTCCCAATATAAAAAGGATTGCCAAGCTGATAAAGAGCATGAGAGACCGGCTCAGGATAACCGGGGTCGTCATTACCCACGACATAGGCACCGCCTACGAGATTTCCGACAGGATAGCGTTTCTTTACGAGGGAGAAATTGTGTTCACGGGAACTGTGCCCGAGGCCCGCGAGAGCAACATTTCCACATTCAGGAATTTTCTCGATAGCAAGATGTAGAGGCATTAAAACCGGATTCGATCGGAGTAACTGCACCAACTCTTGAGTTCCAAGAGCGGAAAGGAACTTTTCCGAAGAATTATGGTTTCGGTGGATCCGGGCTTAGGCACGCTGAAGCCATGGCTGCTATACCTTCTTTTCTTCCTGTAAAACCCAGGCCTTCGGTTGAAGTTCCCTTTACGTTTACGGCGTCGCTCGAAATTCCCAGGGCATCGGCGATTTTCTCCTCCATAGCGGATGAGTGAGGAGAGATTCTTGGCTCCTCGCACACCACCGTGCAATCAATATTCTCTATGCGGTAACCCTTGCCTGCCATCATCCGGGCGACTCGGGAGAGAATTGAGAGGCTTGAAGCATCCTTGTATTTCGGGTCGTTCGGCGGAAAGTGTTTCCCTAGATCTCCCTCGCCGATAGCTCCCAAAATAGCGTCTGCAACCGCGTGGGAAAGCA includes:
- a CDS encoding ATP-binding cassette domain-containing protein yields the protein MSENMIEMTDVCKSFDGKIVHRGINLSVRSGEIITVLGESGVGKSVLLKEINGLVKPDSGKVVVLGEDTAQMDEKQLVKIRKETGMLFQGSALFDSLTVEENIAYPLIENSDLPPEEIKKAVARNLELVDLPGIEDKYPGELSGGMKKRVALARAIATRPKILLYDEPTTGLDPPNIKRIAKLIKSMRDRLRITGVVITHDIGTAYEISDRIAFLYEGEIVFTGTVPEARESNISTFRNFLDSKM
- the ispF gene encoding 2-C-methyl-D-erythritol 2,4-cyclodiphosphate synthase, whose product is MYRIGTGFDAHAFCEERALILGGVEIQGCRGLAGHSDADVLSHAVADAILGAIGEGDLGKHFPPNDPKYKDASSLSILSRVARMMAGKGYRIENIDCTVVCEEPRISPHSSAMEEKIADALGISSDAVNVKGTSTEGLGFTGRKEGIAAMASACLSPDPPKP